In one window of Hevea brasiliensis isolate MT/VB/25A 57/8 chromosome 10, ASM3005281v1, whole genome shotgun sequence DNA:
- the LOC110662922 gene encoding protein RALF-like 34, with protein MAAATTLSLFFFTIFLVLTPIINAQVEETGLKIMADALEWPMAMSMYNDLEEDGDGLVDLDGNEEMGGRRSLFWRRVHYYISYGALAANRIPCPPRSGRSYYTHNCFKARTPVNPYTRGCSRITRCRR; from the coding sequence ATGGCTGCTGCTactactctctctctcttcttcttcactaTCTTTCTTgttctcaccccaataatcaatgCCCAGGTGGAAGAAACTGGCTTGAAGATAATGGCGGACGCGCTAGAATGGCCAATGGCGATGTCCATGTACAACGATTTGGAGGAGGATGGTGATGGGTTGGTAGATTTGGATGGTAATGAGGAGATGGGTGGGCGTAGATCATTGTTCTGGAGAAGAGTACATTACTATATCTCGTATGGTGCTCTCGCTGCTAATAGGATTCCTTGCCCTCCACGTTCTGGGAGATCTTACTACACTCATAATTGCTTCAAGGCTAGAACCCCTGTTAACCCTTACACCAGAGGATGTTCTAGGATCACTCGTTGCAGGAGATGA
- the LOC110662835 gene encoding transcription factor HEC2-like, protein MDVDTMKSSSSSSSGEENMDMMTMMMQMEKLPDFCEPFHSTSTSTSSLQEIHFSNGNPSSIVTSPPIYHNPPHASSPTLITPPHPSMPFLPIPTQEPMTGSFQPNMFTSKFKCPPPFSNANSFLSSMEKKNSTAAIREMIFRIAAMQPIHIDPESIKPPKRRNVKISKDPQSVAARHRRERISERIRILQRLVPGGTKMDTASMLDEAIHYVKFLKKQVQSLEQAGANRPMGGFPFSGLTMPNMGYSSLMNNCQAAPNMVGSMHMLR, encoded by the coding sequence ATGGATGTTGACACGAtgaaatcatcatcatcatcatcatcaggaGAAGAAAACATGGACATGATGACAATGATGATGCAGATGGAAAAGCTTCCTGATTTCTGCGAGCCTTTCCACAGTACTTCTACTTCTACTTCTTCACTGCAAGAAATCCATTTCTCCAATGGAAATCCCAGTAGCATTGTAACCTCACCGCCTATTTATCACAACCCACCACATGCCTCTTCTCCTACACTCATTACTCCACCTCATCCCTCCATGCCATTTTTGCCCATTCCAACGCAAGAACCCATGACAGGATCTTTTCAACCCAATATGTTCACTAGCAAATTCAAGTGTCCACCTCCATTCTCAAATGCAAACTCATTCTTATCTTCAATGGAGAAGAAGAACTCCACAGCCGCAATTAGAGAGATGATCTTTCGCATAGCTGCAATGCAGCCCATCCATATAGACCCAGAATCGATAAAGCCACCAAAGAGAAGGAACGTGAAGATATCCAAGGATCCACAGAGTGTGGCAGCGAGGCATAGAAGGGAAAGAATAAGCGAGAGGATAAGGATTCTGCAGAGACTAGTTCCAGGAGGCACCAAAATGGACACTGCTTCTATGTTAGATGAGGCTATACATTATGTGAAGTTCTTGAAGAAGCAAGTGCAATCTTTAGAGCAAGCTGGGGCTAACAGGCCAATGGGTGGTTTTCCCTTCTCAGGATTGACAATGCCCAACATGGGTTACTCTTCTTTGATGAATAATTGTCAGGCAGCTCCAAATATGGTGGGCTCAATGCATATGCTTagatga
- the LOC110662834 gene encoding tetraketide alpha-pyrone reductase 1: protein MEQIKGKVCVTGASGFLASWLIKRLLLSGYQVIGTVRDPGNEKKLAHLRKLEGAKERLQLVKANLMEMGSFDDAIFGCQGVFHTASPVLGPSSDPKAEILEPAVGGTLNVLRSCEKNPFLKRVVLTSSSSTVRARDDFDHLVPLDESSWSSVELCERLQLWYALSKTLAEKAAWEFCNENGIKLITILPSFVIGPSLPPELCSTASDVLGLLKGETGKFQWHGRMGYVHIDDVALCHILVYEQESAHGRYLCNSTVLEVHELVSFLSARYPSLPIPQRFEQLNRPYYDFNTSKLKSLGFKFKPIQKMFDDCVASLMEQGHLTVAVD from the exons ATGGAACAAATAAAAGGCAAAGTTTGTGTTACAGGGGCTTCAGGCTTTCTAGCTAGTTGGCTTATTAAACGACTGCTCTTATCAGGGTATCAAGTGATTGGAACAGTAAGAGATCCAG GAAATGAGAAGAAATTAGCTCACCTGCGGAAACTAGAAGGAGCAAAGGAGAGGCTCCAGTTAGTAAAGGCTAATTTGATGGAAATGGGCAGCTTTGATGATGCAATCTTTGGATGCCAAGGCGTATTCCACACTGCTTCCCCTGTACTCGGACCTTCATCTGATCCAAAG GCGGAAATCTTGGAACCAGCTGTTGGGGGCACTTTGAATGTGCTGCGTTCCTGTGAAAAGAATCCATTTCTGAAGCGTGTGGTTCTCACCTCATCCTCATCAACTGTTAGAGCAAGAGATGATTTTGACCACCTCGTACCTCTCGACGAGTCATCTTGGAGCTCTGTGGAACTCTGCGAGAGACTCCAG CTTTGGTATGCTTTATCAAAAACACTAGCTGAGAAAGCAGCATGGGAATTCTGCAACGAAAATGGAATCAAATTAATAACCATTCTTCCCTCGTTCGTGATTGGTCCTAGTTTGCCACCTGAATTATGTTCTACTGCATCTGATGTCCTTGGCTTGCTTAAAG GTGAAACAGGGAAATTTCAGTGGCATGGAagaatggggtatgttcatataGATGATGTTGCCCTTTGCCACATCCTTGTTTACGAGCAAGAAAGTGCTCATGGAAGATATCTCTGCAACTCCACAGTTCTGGAGGTTCATGAATTAGTATCATTTTTATCAGCTCGTTATCCATCTCTACCCATCCCACAAAG GTTTGAGCAACTAAACAGGCCATACTACGATTTCAATACATCAAAGTTGAAGAGCTTAGGCTTCAAGTTCAAGCCCATCCAGAAAATGTTCGATGATTGCGTTGCATCACTCATGGAACAGGGCCATCTCACTGTTGCTGTTGATTAA
- the LOC110646309 gene encoding mitogen-activated protein kinase kinase kinase 20, with the protein MDWVRGDCIGCGSFSTVNLAIPTKSSSSPLMAVKSCDLFDSSLLENEKDVLSQLGYCEHIIQCFGGDQSVENGQRLYNLLLEYASGGNLSHWVKNSGGCLRESEARRYTRSILKGLRYIHAKGFAHCDIKLENILLFENGEVKIADFGLAKKTGQKQSGEQGRMVFRGTPLYMSPESVNENEYDSPCDIWALGCALVEMVTGKPAWNCKPETNIAALMIRIGVGDELPEIPQELSKEGKDFLSKCFVKDPRTRWTADMLLDHPFVATENTVTLKESKQSSPSSSPKCPFEFPEWVSVPSSSPKTELWSNKEVNSRFDWSSLSYSPSPAERLRQLASDEVCNWSFSESWVTVR; encoded by the coding sequence ATGGATTGGGTTCGCGGAGATTGTATCGGTTGTGGTAGCTTTTCCACTGTTAATTTGGCAATTCCCACGAAATCCTCCTCTTCTCCTTTAATGGCTGTGAAATCTTGTGATCTTTTTGACTCTTCCTTGCTTGAGAATGAGAAGGATGTTTTGAGCCAACTTGGGTATTGCGAGCATATCATCCAGTGTTTCGGCGGCGATCAGAGTGTTGAAAACGGCCAGAGGTTGTATAACTTGCTGTTGGAGTATGCTTCTGGTGGCAATTTATCTCATTGGGTAAAGAACTCTGGTGGTTGCTTGCGGGAATCGGAAGCCAGACGCTACACAAGATCGATACTAAAGGGCCTTCGTTATATTCACGCTAAAGGGTTTGCTCACTGTGACATAAAGCTTGAAAATATATTGTTGTTTGAGAATGGCGAAGTGAAGATTGCCGACTTTGGATTGGCCAAGAAAACAGGGCAAAAACAGAGTGGAGAACAGGGGAGAATGGTATTTCGAGGAACTCCTCTGTACATGTCGCCGGAATCAGTCAACGAAAACGAGTACGATTCACCGTGTGATATTTGGGCTCTTGGGTGTGCGTTGGTTGAGATGGTGACTGGAAAACCGGCATGGAATTGCAAGCCGGAAACAAACATAGCAGCCTTGATGATTCGTATTGGAGTAGGAGATGAATTGCCAGAAATCcctcaagaattgtccaaagaagGGAAGGATTTTCTATCCAAATGCTTTGTTAAGGATCCTAGAACGAGATGGACGGCTGATATGTTATTGGATCATCCTTTTGTTGCTACTGAAAACACTGTTACATTGAAGGAGAGTAAGCAATCATCTCCATCATCATCACCAAAATGTCCATTCGAGTTCCCAGAGTGGGTTTCAGTTCCATCTTCATCACCAAAGACTGAATTATGGTCTAACAAGGAAGTGAATTCAAGATTTGATTGGTCCTCTTTGTCATATTCACCTTCACCGGCGGAGAGACTCCGGCAGCTGGCTAGTGATGAGGTTTGCAACTGGTCTTTTTCTGAGAGTTGGGTCACTGTAAGGTGA